From Streptomyces zhihengii, the proteins below share one genomic window:
- a CDS encoding GntR family transcriptional regulator — MTSHGPASRDGQFRYVQLADVLRKEINQGTRLPGQRIPTQEVLAAQYHVSRSTVIQAITLLREEGLVRVRQGSGTFVRELGDTAPATASEPADGGDESWAVVSEDVPLVRLKPYLEEAFEATEVTLDVFSMTTESLATQVSHQKDRILDGVIRPPRGITARLILPDTASGHLAIPRPVDGSDDPRVRNRMHGILTAHATILRESLYELRNRKLVPEVSVEVRLVPFSPQIKLYILNRRLALQGFYPPDLGNVTVVPGGEEVTILDAYGTGATLFPFRAAADSTPDQVGIVRQMQKFFENTWTHQATRADI, encoded by the coding sequence GTGACCAGTCATGGACCCGCCTCCAGGGACGGCCAGTTCCGCTATGTGCAGCTGGCCGATGTGCTGCGCAAGGAGATCAACCAGGGCACCAGGCTGCCGGGGCAGCGCATCCCCACCCAGGAGGTCCTCGCCGCGCAGTACCACGTCTCGCGCAGCACGGTGATCCAGGCGATCACGCTCCTGCGCGAGGAAGGGCTGGTCCGTGTCCGGCAGGGCAGCGGGACGTTCGTCCGCGAGCTCGGCGACACCGCGCCCGCGACGGCATCGGAGCCCGCCGACGGCGGCGACGAGAGCTGGGCCGTCGTCTCCGAGGACGTGCCGCTGGTGCGCCTCAAGCCGTATCTGGAGGAGGCCTTCGAGGCGACCGAGGTGACGCTGGACGTCTTCTCGATGACCACGGAGTCGCTCGCCACCCAGGTCTCCCACCAGAAGGACCGCATCCTGGACGGGGTGATCAGGCCGCCGCGCGGCATCACCGCGCGACTGATCCTGCCGGACACCGCCTCGGGCCACCTGGCCATCCCCCGGCCGGTCGACGGCTCGGACGACCCGCGGGTGCGCAACCGGATGCACGGCATCCTCACGGCCCACGCCACCATCCTGCGGGAGTCGCTGTACGAGCTGCGCAACCGCAAGCTCGTCCCCGAGGTCTCGGTGGAGGTGCGGCTCGTGCCGTTCTCCCCGCAGATCAAGCTGTACATCCTGAACCGCAGGCTCGCCCTGCAGGGCTTCTATCCGCCGGACCTGGGAAACGTCACCGTCGTTCCCGGCGGCGAGGAAGTGACCATCCTCGACGCATACGGCACCGGGGCGACCCTGTTCCCCTTCCGTGCCGCC